A stretch of the Papaver somniferum cultivar HN1 chromosome 6, ASM357369v1, whole genome shotgun sequence genome encodes the following:
- the LOC113287061 gene encoding polyadenylate-binding protein 2-like — translation MANTSTGGTVTTAPPPLQSNQEGQQSVVGGGFTNSSLYVGDLDQSVSEGQLYDIFNQVAPVVSVRVCRDQMRRISLGYAYINFNNHQDANTALAALNFTPIDGKPIRIMFSHRDPSIRKSGQANIFIKNLDSSIDNKALFETFAAFGTVLSCKVAVDNNTGQSKGYGFVQFERDESAQDAINSLNGMLLNDKQVYVGLFVRRQERDLANGSPKFTNVYVKNLSESTTDDDLSKAFGTYGQVTSAVIMRDASGNSRGFGFVNFQNPDDAAAAVEKLNGSTFNDDKVWYVGRAQRKSEREVELKAKFEQERNVAAEKLQGSNLYLKNLDDTINDENLKELFSEFGTITSCKVMLDPLGQSRGSGFVAFSTSEEATKALNEMNGKIIGRKPLYVAVAQRKDDRKARLQAQFSQARPPVVMAPLPPGIAAYHLGGPRPPHPQQMYFSQGGHGLVPQPAAYGFQPQLLPGMRPGVAPNFMMPYPLQRQGQPSPRMGARRAGNPQQQMQQHQLMQRNASSLGYRYVSNGRNEPSMVPQGFMGQMMSFPSDVAGMPMSPVDAQRPGSVQTLASALASADPEHQHVMLGEHLYPLVERIEHDQAGKVTGMLLEMDQTEVLHLLEAPEALKKKVEEALIVLGSAHKSDPTLDRLASLSLNN, via the exons ATGGCGAATACTTCTACTGGTGGTACTGTAACAACAGCACCGCCTCCTCTTCAATCAAACCAAGAAGGACAACAGAGTGTTGTTGGAGGAGGGTTTACTAACTCATCATTATATGTTGGAGATCTTGATCAATCGGTCTCTGAAGGTCAACTATATGATATTTTTAATCAAGTTGCACCTGTTGTATCTGTTAGGGTTTGTAGAGATCAGATGAGGAGAATCTCTCTTGGTTATGCTTATATTAACTTCAATAACCATCAAGATG CTAATACTGCATTGGCGGCGCTAAACTTCACTCCCATTGATGGCAAACCTATCAGGATTATGTTCTCTCATCGTGATCCCAGTATACGTAAAAGTGGCCAGGCAAATATTTTCATTAAGAATTTGGACTCATCCATAGATAACAAGGCGTTGTTTGAAACCTTTGCTGCCTTTGGTACTGTTCTCTCTTGCAAGGTGGCGGTTGATAACAATACTGGTCAGTCAAAAGGGTATGGTTTTGTACAATTTGAAAGAGATGAATCTGCACAAGATGCGATTAACAGTCTGAATGGGATGTTGCTAAATGACAAACAAGTTTATGTAGGGCTTTTTGTTCGTCGACAAGAAAGAGATCTAGCAAATGGATCACCAAAGTTTACCAATGTGTATGTTAAAAATTTGTCTGAATCTACTACTGACGATGATCTTAGCAAAGCTTTTGGTACTTACGGTCAGGTCACAAGTGCAGTTATTATGAGGGATGCAAGTGGGAATTCTAGAGGTTTTGGTTTTGTCAACTTTCAGAACCCAGATGATGCAGCAGCTGCAGTTGAGAAACTTAATGGAAGCACATTTaatgatgacaaagtttggtaTGTGGGGAGGGCGCAGAGAAAATCTGAAAGAGAGGTTGAGCTGAAAGCCAAATTTGAACAGGAAAGAAATGTTGCAGCAGAAAAATTGCAAGGATCTAATCTCTATCTAAAGAATCTGGATGATACGATCAATGATGAAAACCTGAAGGAATTGTTCTCTGAGTTTGGCACTATAACATCTTGCAAG GTCATGCTTGATCCACTCGGCCAGAGCAGGGGTTCAGGATTTGTTGCCTTTTCTACCTCAGAGGAAGCTACTAAAGCT CTGAATGAAATGAATGGGAAGATCATCGGGCGAAAACCTCTCTATGTTGCTGTGGCTCAGCGTAAAGATGACAGGAAGGCCAGACTTCAG GCACAATTTTCTCAAGCTCGACCACCTGTTGTGATGGCACCTCTGCCCCCAGGTATTGCTGCATACCATCTTGGAGGACCTAGACCTCCTCATCCTCAACAGATGTACTTTAGTCAAGGTGGTCATGGCCTAGTTCCACAACCCGCAGCGTATGGCTTCCAACCCCAACTATTGCCTGGGATGAGGCCGGGTGTTGCCCCAAACTTTATGATGCCATACCCACTCCAGCGACAAGGACAGCCTTCGCCAAGAATGGGTGCGAGGAGAGCTGGGAACCCACAGCAGCAGATGCAGCAACATCAG TTGATGCAGCGCAATGCCAGTAGTCTTGGTTATAGATACGTTTCGAATGGACGGAATGAACCATCTATGGTACCTCAGGGTTTCATGGGTCAGATGATGTCATTCCCATCTGATGTTGCTGGCATGCCGATGTCTCCAGTTGATGCACAACGACCTGGATCAGTGCAAACACTTGCCTCGGCTTTGGCTTCTGCAGATCCTGAGCATCAGCACGTG ATGCTTGGAGAACATTTATATCCTCTGGTTGAGCGCATTGAGCATGACCAGGCGGGTAAAGTCACAGGGATGTTGTTGGAGATGGACCAAACCGAAGTCCTACATTTATTGGAGGCACCTGAAGCGCTAAAGAAGAAAGTGGAAGAGGCGTTGATTGTTCTCGGATCTGCCCACAAGTCAGATCCTACTCTAGATCG